The Silene latifolia isolate original U9 population chromosome X, ASM4854445v1, whole genome shotgun sequence genome contains the following window.
TCATTTTTACTTAGTGGTTCATCATcataaattctcattatagacggacactatccgtctataataaAAGATaggtcaaatacaataccacttTCCTAATAGAACAAACAACAAGTAGGGTCGTGGGGcaaaaaatatcaccactttcattatatttgacccgtctataacAATAGATGAATATATctgtctatagcaagactaattGGGTTCATCATACTCCGTACAAGAGAGAACAATTTTGATTGTGTATTTGTCATGGCTCTCCTCGTTAACGGCGTAAGAATGGTCAAAATTTTGTGCTCTTGTGCTTAACCATTTCATTCCACGACTTGTACTGCTAAATAGAATAACATTTTCGTCTTGATTTTATGTTTGTCTCCATCTCAGTAGTTAATAGTTTTAAGATTATTTAATCTAAGTATACGTGCATTGAACTTGGATTTAATTGGAATATAAACAAAAGCTTTCGCAAATTACTACGTTATGTTACCCGTGTGCTTGCAATATTTTAGTTTTATCTTTCTTCGATTTCAATGAAGTGATAAGAAATCTTAGCTAGAATCTTGGTAGCTTGATGTTGGTGTACGTTTTTTTTTCGAGGAAACCAATAAAATTAAGGTGATGTTTGGTCCCGTTTATAGAAATGTTTTTCTACTAAATAAGTAGAAGCTAAGCTAAGCTAAGCAATTCATTTTAAAAAAGTTAAAACAACTTCTTTTAAGCCCAAAAGTCAATTTTTAGAGCCAGAAGTAGAAGCACCAATTTAGCACTTataacttttacttttattttaaagAGTTTTAATGCATAAATAACAAATTGTATGTTGTAAGcatgtaaaaaaaaaatttaatactTATTAATTCATATTTTTTCATTCTTTACAAATCGAGACCCATCTTGATATACTTTTCAACAAAAAATTTTGTTTTTCGTCCGCTTACGTAAAAAGTATTGTTGAGAAGTCGTTTCTTGTAAAATGTTAGGCCAAACACCAAATTTTTTATCAAGAAGTAGCTTATTTAAAAAACTCATTTCTAAAAGGAAAAACAGTTTTCCTAAAGCGAGGCCAAACATGCCCTAAGAGTAGTTGATCTTGCTTTAGACGGGCTATTTTGGGCTGAAGTAATAAGACGGGATTTTTTAACTATTTTATAGCCAAATGTTGAAAAATATGTTACCATAAATTGTAATACTAGCTGTATTATTATGGTTACATTTaaccataaaatggtcacatatgtACGTCTGGAACTTCAATAAAAAAGTGGTAGTCTAAAACAAGAATTTGCGAAATAAGAGATATGTGAATTATATTTTATGTATTTTCGCACAAACCATAAATTGTGTTCATAATACTTACATACGACCGTTATTTCCATGTTATTTGACCAAAAAAGTgaccattttatgataaataGTGACCAATTTAAAAATATGTGACAATTGTTTAGTAATAAAAAGTATTTACGGAGCTCTATCTGACCTAAGATAGTCATTATTTATCAAAAAAATAATCAATTTTTTGTCGTCTCACGTAAAACGGTCATAAAGTATTTCTTACGAATATTGTTTATGAATTTGGGTATCTTCTAGATTACACAAAATTTTATTTAAGATACAATATTAAGAGTGTGTTTAGCCTCGCGCTTCAAAAAAGTCGTTTCTATTTTTTAAAATGAGTTTTTTAATACGCCACTTATTGAAAAAATTGTAAGTGTTTGACCTCCATTTTACAAAACTACTTTCCAACAAGTTTTTGGGCATAGCCgaatgaataataattttttttcccaaaagtactccctccaattctatatattcttccctattttcttatTCGATTATTCGGGTTATCTTTCCAATTTTGTTTTTttaggttgatttgtgtggtccaaattcaatgacatgtggggtagtgtattttgtgttgtccaaattcactttcttatttcttgtgcaaaaaggaaagagAAAGAATATATAGAATAAGAGATAGTATATCAATATGGGTCTAAATTTGTAGACTGAAAAAATATGAGTGAATAAGtatttactccctccgtccctgTCATTTGTTGTCCGTTTTCATTTTGGAGCTCTATCTAACCTAAGATAGTCATTATTTATTCGAGTGACCAACCACGTGAAGAAACAACGTGTAGGGAGTGGTTTGCTTATCATCTTATAGAAAGACCACCAGATGTTGAATTTCCAACGATCTTATTATCTAGTTAGGCATTCCACCAATTTTTAGTTGATTGTTATATGCTGGTCGAATCGCATAGGCTCAATTTCATTCGTTTTAACCGAGATCGACTTCGAGTTGATAATTATAAGAACCTCTCAAATGCTGTTGGAAGAGGAGATGTTGAGCCATCTTCGGCGGGTACTCGGTTTATCGTGCCTGCTTCTTTCCTCGGAGGTGACAAGTGGAAAAAAAGCAAATTTCCTTGATACCATGACTATTTGTAAGTGGTTTGGTTATCCAGATTTAGTCATCACTTTCACCTGTAATCCAAAGTGGTCGGAAATAGTACGATTTGTTTCTAAAAGGGGCTTGTGACCCGAGGACCGTCCAGATATTGTGTGTCGCGTCTTTAAAATGAAGCTCGATGAGTTGATTAGGGACTTAAAGGATCGACATATTTTTGGAAGAGCGCGAGGAGGTACTACCAATTGCTAATCTTTTAACTTAATATATCGTTTATGACATAGCATTACTGTACAAAAATCTAATgacatttatttacatttgtttgTAGTCGTCTATACTATTGAATTTCAAAAACGTGGACTCCCTCATGCCCATATAGTATTGTTCCTACATCGGGAGGACAAATTCCCTACAGCCGCAGATGTCGACAAAATCATTTCCGCGGAGATTCCTGATCCGACTACAGATCCCGTCTTACATAGTGTTGTTTGCGAGTATATGCTTCATGGACCGTATAGTAAAGCAAAGCCCTCATCACCGTGTATGGTCGGAGACAAGTGCTCAAACTATTACCCAAAGCCGTGCACCGAGAGAACAACGGTTGACGGTGATGGGTACCATATATACAAGAGAAGCAAGAAGGGAGTTACGGTGATTAAAGATGATGTGCCCCTGGGAAATGATTTTGTCATTCCATATAACTCTTAGTTGTTGTTGAAATATCGGGCTCATATCAATGTCGAATGGCATAATCAATCTAGATCCATAAAGTACTTATTTAAGTACATTAACAAGGGCTCTGATCGAGTTACCATGAAGTCGTCTTACACACGACGTAATGAGGAGGACCCTGGTCGATTTGATGAGATTAAGAGGTTTTACGATTGTCGATATCTCTCTGCATGTGAATCCGCTTGGAGAATATATGGGTTTGATATCCACTACAGAACTCCTGCTTTTGAAAGGCTACAATACCATCTTCCAGACGAGCAAGCTATTGTGTTCCACGATGATGATTGGGTTGATGAGGTCGTAGAAAATACTTCGCTCGGGGTGTCAGAATTTCTTAATTGGATGGGCTGTAATAATTCGACAGTAGAAGAGATGCAGGTTGCTAAAGAATTATTATACTGTGAATTTCCAACCAAATTTATTTGGAAAAAGAAAGTTCGTCAATGGAGCCTTAGGAAAAAGGGATTTACAATTGGTAGGTTGGTTCACGTTCCGCCGCAATGTGGTGAGTTGTATTTCATGAGAGTACTGTTGAATTACGTTAAGGGACCAAAATGTTTTGAGGATATTAGGATTGTGAACGAttttgttcatccaaaatttAGAGAACCATGTTATGCATTGGGTTTAATTGGTGATGATCGAGAGTATATTGCAGCTATCAACGAAGCAGCTGATTGGGGGTTTGGCTTCTACTTGAGAAATATGTTCGCAACGTTATTATTTTGTGGCACTTTGTCTATGCCGAGCAAAGTTTGGGACGAAACTTGGCAACTGCTATCGAACGACATCCTTCATAGGCAACGCACTGTTCTTAACAATCAAGGTGTGTCTTTATTTAATAGTAAACATTTACCGCTATTTTAATTAGAACAACACTAaaacaattcttcatatttcgcATTCATACCTTCATCTATTCCATGAATTTATTGCTGCTGTATATAAAATCACATAGATAATATTGCAACTCTTTTAACCACAGATTTACAGCTTACCGATGAAGAgttgcaaaattatgcacttatTGATATTGAAAATTCTCTTCAAATAAATGGTAGTTCACTTCGTCGATTTGAGGGAATGCCGTTCCCAGACATGTCTGCAACGACACATCATCGAAATAGTTAAGTCATGGATGCGTTGTCGTATGATAGACAGTCCTTGAGTGAAGAACATGAGATTCAGCTATCTTCAATGACTGACGAGCAGAGGTTGGTGTATAATGAAGTTATGGAAGCTGCTTTAAATAACAAAGGAGGGGTGTTCTTCGTTTATGGATATGGTGGAACTGGGAAAACTTTCCATTGGAGAGCTTTGTGTGCCTGTTTCAAGAGTAAGGGCGATATTGTTGTAGCTATTGCGTCAAGTGGAATTGCAGCAACTTTGATACTATGTGGTGTAACAGCTCATTCCAGGTTTGGAATTTCCATTAATGTAACGGAGGATTCCATATGCTCCCGAATTAAGCCCGGCAGTGATTTAGCTGAACTTTTGATACGTGCTAAACTCATAATATGGGATGAAGCACCGATGACTTATAGGCATTACTTTGAGGCCCTTGATAAAAGTTTAAAAGATGTAATGCGTCTTTTGCACATGGGAAATGCTGAACTGCCGTTTGGTGGGAAAGTTGTGGTATTCGGGGGTGATTTTAGACAGACATTACCGGTtgtttcaaaaggaagtagagcAGATGTTGTGGCTGCATCCCTGTGTTCATCGTATTTATGGTCTTTCTGCAAAGTATATATTTTTTTCTTTAAGTATCAATATTACCGTTTTATGTGAGTCTTACTTAAATTATTATTGTCTTACTGTATTTAAATGATATAAAACGTATACCACGTATAGGTACTTAGATTGATCAAAACTATGCGATTGCAAGTTGGTAGTACAAGTGACAATGTTGAGGAGTTACGAAAATTCTCCGAATGGCTCTTGGAGATGGTATATCAGGCGGTGAAAATGATGGAGAAGTTGATCTAGAATTACTAGTCGACTTACTCATTCAGGATGTGACGAATCCTATTAAGACATTAGTAGATGTCACTTATCCGGATCTGCTTGC
Protein-coding sequences here:
- the LOC141617796 gene encoding uncharacterized protein LOC141617796, producing the protein MDALSYDRQSLSEEHEIQLSSMTDEQRLVYNEVMEAALNNKGGVFFVYGYGGTGKTFHWRALCACFKSKGDIVVAIASSGIAATLILCGVTAHSRFGISINVTEDSICSRIKPGSDLAELLIRAKLIIWDEAPMTYRHYFEALDKSLKDVMRLLHMGNAELPFGGKVVVFGGDFRQTLPVVSKGSRADVVAASLCSSYLWSFCKVLRLIKTMRLQVGSTSDNVEELRKFSEWLLEMDVTNPIKTLVDVTYPDLLAQLWNPEYLQQRAILAPTHEIVESVNEYVLSLIKKDERIYLSSDEVCSYDRGTGDGDIHSTEFLNSIKCAGLPNHKLKLKVGAMVMLLRNIDQSRGLCNGTKLIVTGLGERVIRCTVLTGSHKGDRVYIARLTLTPSDTSRFPVRFSRRQFPIAVCFAMTINKSQGQSFISGQHLSSKISV